AGCCTGTGCGTCAGTCGCGATTCCCGATCCCAGGGTCAATACACCATCGGTTTCTGGATGGGCTGTCAGAAAGCCCTGGATGTCTTGCTGAACAGCCGCGGGGTTTCCGCTGTCTGCCGTAGGGATGTTGAGTACTGTGCTGGTCCCGCCCGCCTGAGACAGCGTCATCTGGGCACCCTGGCAACGCTGGTTGAGCTGTGGGTTGCCCGCGACGTGGTTCACACAGACAAGATGGTGAACACCGGCTTTGGCTGCGAAGGTACCGGCGGCTTCGCCGGTCACCAAAGCGTTCTCTCCCACGTATGTGAGCGCGCCAACGTTTTGCCAGGAGTCTGCGCCTGAGTTGACGATAACGACCGGAATCCCGGCGTCAACAGCCTGCTTGATGAGTGGGTCGAACGCAGACGGAACGAAGTCTCCCACGACCATGGCAGCGGGATGACGGCCAATCGATTCCTGTAGCAGCCTTGTATAGTCGGCTACCACATTCTTTTCGTCTGTAGCGGCCACGTACTGGTAGTTGATACCCAGCGCCTTGGCGGCGTCGTCGCTCCCAAGCTTGATAGCACCGAAGAAAGGGTCTGAGAGGGGACCATTGATGTCCAAGATCAAACCGCCGGCGGGACCCGATGTCGGAGGCGACGACGATCCAGAACATGCCGACACCGCTAGCCCTATCAACACCGTCGCAGCCAGCCAACCGAGGTAACCCGGGCATCGAGCGTCCCTCTTACGCATCAAAGTCCTCCCGTTCTTGTGTCAAGCGAA
The nucleotide sequence above comes from Candidatus Dormiibacterota bacterium. Encoded proteins:
- a CDS encoding substrate-binding domain-containing protein — encoded protein: MDINGPLSDPFFGAIKLGSDDAAKALGINYQYVAATDEKNVVADYTRLLQESIGRHPAAMVVGDFVPSAFDPLIKQAVDAGIPVVIVNSGADSWQNVGALTYVGENALVTGEAAGTFAAKAGVHHLVCVNHVAGNPQLNQRCQGAQMTLSQAGGTSTVLNIPTADSGNPAAVQQDIQGFLTAHPETDGVLTLGSGIATDAQAAIKAIGKTGQIKLGTTDVSTAVLQAVKSGDISFDMDQQAYLQGFLSLEIAFQYLKYGIYPTQPIATSGLVISKENVDKALAVQQQYPGSRGAR